From the Candidatus Dadabacteria bacterium genome, one window contains:
- a CDS encoding P-II family nitrogen regulator, whose translation MKKIEAIIKPFKLEDVKEALREIGIQGLTVVEVKGFGRQKGHTELYRGAEYVIDFLPKIKLEIVVSDDMVSKVIETIRESAKTGKIGDGKIFLFPAEDVIRIRTGERGEDAI comes from the coding sequence ATGAAGAAGATAGAGGCCATTATCAAACCGTTCAAACTGGAGGATGTAAAGGAGGCTCTCAGAGAGATAGGAATTCAGGGTCTGACAGTTGTCGAGGTAAAGGGATTCGGCCGTCAGAAAGGTCATACGGAACTTTACAGGGGTGCAGAATACGTCATCGACTTCTTGCCTAAGATAAAGCTGGAAATAGTGGTTTCCGACGATATGGTCTCCAAGGTAATCGAGACCATAAGGGAAAGTGCGAAAACCGGCAAGATAGGAGACGGAAAAATATTCCTCTTCCCGGCCGAAGACGTAATAAGAATTAGAACTGGAGAAAGGGGCGAGGATGCTATATAA